The Comamonas sp. lk genome contains the following window.
GCCAGATCGCTGCCCCAGGCCAGCAACTGGCGCAGCACGGCAATCTTGGCGTCGTACTCGCTGGCGGCCGATACGCCGGCATAGCCCTTGGTACCGGCTTCCTTATAGGCCCAGTGCGCAGCCACGCCATGCTCGGCATGGTCATGCATGGCCTGGGTACGGATCTGGATCTCTATGGTCCGGCCGGTCTCGTCGCGCACCACGGTGTGCAAAGACTGGTAGCCATTGGGTTTGGGCCTGGCAATATAGTCGTCAAACTCTTTTTCCAGCGGCGTGAACTGCTGATGCACCCAGGACAGGGCGGCGTAGCAATCCTTGATAGTAGGTACCACCACCCGCATGGCCCGAATGTCGAACAACTGATCGAAATTGAGCGACTTGCCGCGCATCTTCTTGACGATGCTGTAGATATGCTTGGGCCGCCCTTGCACCGTGGCGCTGATGCTGTGGGCACGCAGATCGCCTTCCAGACGGGCGCGCATCTGCTCCATATAGGCTTCGCGCTCCACCCGCTTTTCATCGAGCAGGCGCGCCACTTCGCGATAGGTCTCAGGCTCCAGAAAGCGGAAGGACAAATCCTCCAGCTCCCATTTGATCTGCCAGATACCCAGGCGATTGGCCAGCGGTGCGAAGACGTTGAGTCCTTCCCTGGCGATGCTGGGTGCTATCGGCTTTTTCTCGGCGGCGTAATAGCGCAGGGTTTGCAGACGCGAAGCCAGGCGCAGCAGCACCACCCGCAAATCGCGTGAGAAGCCCAGCAGCATCTTGCGCACGTTCTCGTTCTGGGTCGCAATATCGTCCACCTGCTGGCTGGTGCGACCGCCGCGCGCCTGCTGCTGCACCCGCATGAGCTTGACGGTTTCAATGGCCAGCGTGGCAAAGTTCTCGCCAAAGGCCTTGGCAATCACCTCCTGCGGCTTGTTCAGGTGCACGCTGGCATGTACCAGATAGGTTGCGGCCTGCATGGTTTCCGAGCCGCCGATCTTCTTGAGAATCGCGGCCACGGCGTCAGCATGGGCCAGCGTGTTCTCGCCGGTCTCCATGAACTCGCTGGCAATCAGGGGTTCGGCAAAAGCACGCGCACGCGCCAGGGCATTGACCTGCTCGGGCAAGGTCTGGGCCGTGGCCATCAACAGATGCGGCGTAGGTTCAACAATGCGGGGCGCATCTGTATCCGATGCATCGGCAGCACCCGCAGGCGCTGCCGTATCGCTGGTCTTCATTCAGCATCCTTGTATGCCTGTTCGGCAAGACTCATGGTGAGCGGCAGCTCAATGTCTGCCTGTTCGCCTTGTAAGAATTTGCGCAGCAGTGCAACCTGCCCTGGCGCTATCAACGTTGGAGCATGGCCCACGCCCTCCAGTTCCGTGCAATGGGCTTTGGGTCCTCGCTGGGCCATGGCCTGGGCCGTGGCCCGCGAAAGCAGATCCGATTGCGCACCACGAACAAGCAAGACACGTGCCTGCATCTGGTCGTACAGCTGCCACAGCATTGCCTCGCCAGCCTGTGCCAGCTCCTGCGTCATATGCGCCATCGGAGCTGCAATGCGCGGGTCATAGTGCAGAACCACGCCCCCTGCGGGGTCTGGCTTGACCATGGCCCTGGAGAAATCCGCCCATTGCTGGTCGCTATGTGGGCCAAACTCCGTGGAAATCAAGCGCATGGCAGCAGCCGCCGTCTCGAAGTTGGGAAAATGCAAGCTTTTTCCCAGGTAGGAGCCGATGCGCACCAGCGAGCCCCACTCGATCACCGGCCCCACATCGTTGAGTACCAGTCGGCGCACGGGCACAGGCAGCGGCAGGCCGGGTTGACCGGCAAGCCCCA
Protein-coding sequences here:
- a CDS encoding bifunctional (p)ppGpp synthetase/guanosine-3',5'-bis(diphosphate) 3'-pyrophosphohydrolase, which translates into the protein MATAQTLPEQVNALARARAFAEPLIASEFMETGENTLAHADAVAAILKKIGGSETMQAATYLVHASVHLNKPQEVIAKAFGENFATLAIETVKLMRVQQQARGGRTSQQVDDIATQNENVRKMLLGFSRDLRVVLLRLASRLQTLRYYAAEKKPIAPSIAREGLNVFAPLANRLGIWQIKWELEDLSFRFLEPETYREVARLLDEKRVEREAYMEQMRARLEGDLRAHSISATVQGRPKHIYSIVKKMRGKSLNFDQLFDIRAMRVVVPTIKDCYAALSWVHQQFTPLEKEFDDYIARPKPNGYQSLHTVVRDETGRTIEIQIRTQAMHDHAEHGVAAHWAYKEAGTKGYAGVSAASEYDAKIAVLRQLLAWGSDLAATNHRGLFEDRIYVLTPDAAVIELPQGATAVDFAYSVHTSLGHRCRGARVDGVMVPLNTALQNGQTVEINTAKEDRPSRDWLNADLGYLVSNRAKAKVRAWFNAQATHETVARGRESVEKLLQREGKTAIKLEDLATQLGFKSADALFEVVGKDEFSLRNIEAVLRPSEEAAEPEEFTMVRKARGTDSPKGGVLVVGIDSLMTQLAKCCKPAPPDSIRGFVTRGKGVSVHRADCSNFREISSRNPERVIDVDWGIPKTTDKVGAVYPVDVAVEAADRQGLLRDISEVFAREKTNVIGVQTQSVKGTAWMTFTVEVSDSGRLSKVLGIVAGVAGVRSARRR
- a CDS encoding alpha/beta hydrolase, coding for MNQPTLNYVSCPGASALAPTWSDSSRKQQVQALPSGVHRMAYWEWNNTGNPAHPHVIVCAHGLSRQGRDFDVLAAELSRFARVICPDVVGRGESDWLQDPMAYQVPLYAADMLALLAQLHHQAPIQILDWVGTSMGGLIGMGLAGQPGLPLPVPVRRLVLNDVGPVIEWGSLVRIGSYLGKSLHFPNFETAAAAMRLISTEFGPHSDQQWADFSRAMVKPDPAGGVVLHYDPRIAAPMAHMTQELAQAGEAMLWQLYDQMQARVLLVRGAQSDLLSRATAQAMAQRGPKAHCTELEGVGHAPTLIAPGQVALLRKFLQGEQADIELPLTMSLAEQAYKDAE